Proteins found in one Microcoleus sp. FACHB-68 genomic segment:
- a CDS encoding recombinase family protein yields MKREQKKAVQADSIWITGPTRTGKTTRLVEHLCRWVQGKTGERGRKSPNSHKIQNPKIENPPLPTSPAVLVFAANGWVELADRIATATQSAYPAQTTTPLRFFRDEVILFWPLLIRQLNLRAQFPLRLRPETEQELATQLWRPELDAGILRQEGVSESRIVRRTLDLLQLAAASGTPVEDVPRILEAGMLEEWEMENGNALQNPTSKIYPYMGELLLRWRGWCLERGLLTYGIICELYWRHLLPDATYQQHLTRRYGAVMADDVDEYPAIARYLFDFLLDQGTWGAFTCNPNGAVRLGLDADPDFLTGLSSRCQVETLTQQAVDSLGSSLGQPAVELVLSTFTLPPSAFIFPESVRSIQTISRAQLLRETAEVIIEGVKTQQVQPQDIAVITPGLDAIARYSLIEILNSQGIAVESLNEQRPLASSPTVRALLTLLGLVYPGLGRLVDRDCVAEMLVILSRQPAGVVDQEGIPENIPTSLFSVQSSFSTNIDPVRAGLLVDHCFYPDLEQPRLLPVTAFPRWDRLGYRATNAYQEILQWLEMQKSQLAQRLIPGPVSVLDRAIQEFLWRGSNLPYDQLTALRELIDIAQHYWQVDGRLRQIQPNKRLTLYETVGEFIQLLRRGTISANPYRLSLWPPGGAITLGTIFQYRFNRRAHRWHFWLDAGSPLWLSSGEALRFGAPLFLKDWPERPWTAEDGIQADESRLQRILLDLLSRAGERLFLCHSELAVNGQEQTGPVLSLVNACVPLNAEIALT; encoded by the coding sequence ATGAAGCGGGAGCAAAAGAAAGCTGTGCAAGCTGATTCCATTTGGATTACCGGCCCGACTCGCACGGGCAAAACGACACGCCTAGTTGAGCATTTGTGCCGGTGGGTGCAGGGAAAAACAGGAGAGAGGGGGAGAAAATCGCCCAATTCCCACAAAATCCAAAATCCAAAAATCGAGAATCCCCCGTTGCCCACCTCGCCGGCAGTGCTCGTCTTTGCCGCCAATGGCTGGGTGGAACTGGCTGATCGCATCGCAACCGCCACCCAAAGCGCATACCCCGCGCAAACCACAACACCCCTGCGTTTCTTTCGAGATGAAGTCATTTTATTTTGGCCCTTATTAATCCGGCAATTAAACCTGAGAGCACAATTTCCCCTACGACTGCGGCCAGAAACCGAACAGGAATTGGCCACCCAACTCTGGCGTCCTGAGTTAGACGCAGGAATTCTCAGGCAGGAGGGGGTAAGCGAATCTCGCATCGTTCGCCGGACTTTGGACTTACTGCAGCTAGCAGCCGCTAGCGGGACGCCGGTTGAAGACGTTCCTCGCATCTTGGAAGCAGGAATGCTTGAGGAATGGGAAATGGAAAATGGCAACGCGTTGCAAAATCCAACATCCAAAATCTACCCGTACATGGGAGAGTTGCTGCTGCGCTGGCGCGGTTGGTGCCTAGAAAGAGGGTTGCTGACCTACGGGATTATTTGCGAACTCTACTGGCGTCATCTGCTGCCAGATGCCACTTACCAGCAGCACTTAACGCGGCGCTATGGGGCAGTCATGGCGGATGATGTGGATGAGTACCCGGCGATTGCGCGTTACCTGTTCGATTTTTTGCTGGATCAGGGAACGTGGGGGGCTTTTACTTGCAATCCCAACGGTGCAGTGAGGTTGGGATTGGATGCTGACCCAGATTTTTTAACCGGCCTCTCCTCACGCTGTCAAGTGGAAACCTTAACCCAGCAGGCTGTAGATTCTCTGGGAAGCAGCCTGGGTCAGCCGGCAGTGGAGTTGGTTCTCAGTACCTTCACCCTTCCTCCTTCCGCCTTTATTTTTCCAGAATCGGTGCGCTCGATTCAAACGATCTCCCGTGCTCAACTGTTGCGAGAAACTGCCGAAGTCATTATTGAAGGGGTCAAAACCCAGCAAGTACAACCTCAAGACATTGCGGTGATCACCCCAGGCTTGGATGCCATCGCTCGCTATAGCTTAATTGAAATTCTCAACAGCCAGGGAATTGCGGTAGAATCGCTCAACGAGCAACGACCTCTGGCCAGTTCACCAACGGTTCGGGCATTGCTAACGCTTTTGGGGCTAGTTTATCCGGGTTTAGGGCGCTTGGTTGATCGAGATTGCGTTGCCGAAATGCTAGTGATTTTGAGCCGGCAGCCGGCAGGCGTTGTTGATCAAGAAGGCATACCGGAGAATATTCCCACTTCACTATTCAGTGTTCAATCTTCATTTTCTACGAACATTGACCCAGTGCGGGCCGGCTTGTTGGTGGATCACTGTTTTTACCCAGATTTAGAGCAACCCCGCCTGCTGCCGGTGACAGCGTTTCCCCGGTGGGATCGGCTAGGATACCGCGCCACCAATGCTTACCAAGAAATTTTGCAATGGCTGGAAATGCAAAAATCTCAGTTAGCACAACGTCTAATTCCGGGGCCGGTTTCGGTTCTTGATCGCGCAATTCAGGAATTTTTGTGGAGAGGCAGCAATCTCCCCTACGATCAGCTAACGGCCTTGCGGGAACTGATTGACATCGCTCAACATTACTGGCAAGTTGATGGCCGGTTGCGGCAAATTCAACCCAACAAACGGTTAACGCTTTATGAGACAGTTGGGGAGTTTATTCAACTACTGCGTCGCGGCACAATCTCCGCAAATCCTTACCGGCTTTCATTGTGGCCACCGGGCGGGGCTATTACACTGGGTACAATCTTTCAGTATCGTTTCAATCGCCGCGCTCATCGCTGGCACTTTTGGTTGGATGCCGGTTCGCCTCTGTGGCTGAGTAGTGGGGAGGCGCTGCGATTTGGTGCGCCATTGTTTCTCAAAGATTGGCCAGAACGCCCTTGGACAGCAGAAGATGGCATTCAGGCGGATGAGAGCCGGTTGCAGCGAATTTTGTTAGATTTGCTCTCTCGTGCCGGTGAGCGTCTGTTTCTGTGTCACAGTGAACTCGCGGTTAATGGCCAAGAACAAACCGGGCCGGTGCTATCGTTGGTCAATGCTTGCGTGCCTTTAAATGCAGAGATTGCACTTACTTAA
- a CDS encoding proton extrusion protein PcxA codes for MKIPKLNNIKGYLRSANKWISETPDRNLDEAYDAALMIRAIEDEHFNGRKISAESARYSDSIMTYFQGELTKYLNLAKLKLAAFNTSRSVLSFSPLKTTKAKNDYSVEYHNLHEQEVKDQAAIVLEKLNFIDEVLAKYTYKPVKSATTNSSTSASSSLVAVYETPTPESLSPTVRTSSRNLAKPLADDVNSDKLSESINDKTSFLPRSILRTLDRLKRQLDPQAEEEVVRDFRSSKTKTIISMKFILLLLLIPLLTHQISKNFIVGPLIDRFRDEQPAEVFLNTDMEEEAFSELQKFEEHLKFKRLIGVIPPISEEEMEEEVRDKAHEIAEEYRKESASAIKNVFSDLLSVVAFGVVIFYSKREIAVLKSFMDDIVYGLSDSAKAFIIILFTDIFVGFHSPHGWEVILEGISRHLGLPENRQFIFLFIATFPVILDTVFKYWIFRYLNRISPSAVATYRNMNE; via the coding sequence ATGAAAATTCCTAAGCTTAACAATATCAAAGGATACTTACGCTCTGCAAATAAGTGGATTTCAGAGACTCCCGATAGAAATTTGGATGAAGCTTATGATGCTGCTTTAATGATTAGGGCCATTGAAGATGAACATTTTAATGGCAGAAAAATTTCTGCGGAATCTGCTCGTTACAGCGACAGCATCATGACTTATTTTCAGGGAGAGTTAACAAAATATTTAAATCTTGCAAAACTAAAGTTAGCAGCCTTTAATACCAGTCGCTCAGTTTTAAGTTTTTCTCCTTTAAAGACGACAAAAGCTAAAAACGATTACTCGGTTGAATACCATAATTTACATGAACAAGAAGTTAAAGATCAAGCGGCGATTGTTTTAGAAAAGCTGAATTTTATTGATGAGGTTTTGGCTAAGTATACTTATAAGCCGGTGAAGTCTGCGACTACCAACTCCTCTACTTCTGCTTCCTCCTCTTTAGTCGCTGTTTACGAAACACCTACACCTGAAAGCCTCTCTCCGACAGTCCGCACCAGTAGCAGAAATCTGGCCAAGCCTTTAGCTGATGATGTTAATTCTGATAAATTGTCGGAATCAATTAATGATAAAACCAGTTTCTTGCCCCGATCAATTTTAAGGACGCTAGATCGGCTGAAGCGACAGCTAGATCCGCAAGCTGAAGAAGAAGTGGTTAGGGATTTTCGCAGCTCTAAAACCAAAACTATCATTTCGATGAAGTTTATTTTATTGCTACTATTAATTCCCTTACTAACGCATCAAATTTCTAAAAACTTTATTGTCGGGCCACTGATTGATCGATTCCGAGACGAGCAGCCGGCTGAAGTTTTCTTAAATACTGATATGGAAGAAGAAGCTTTCTCTGAATTACAGAAATTTGAAGAACACCTCAAATTTAAAAGGTTAATTGGAGTCATTCCACCAATTTCTGAAGAAGAAATGGAAGAGGAAGTCAGAGATAAAGCTCATGAAATCGCTGAAGAATACCGCAAAGAAAGCGCTAGTGCTATCAAAAATGTTTTTTCCGATCTTCTGTCGGTTGTTGCTTTTGGCGTTGTGATTTTTTACAGCAAGCGAGAAATTGCTGTTTTAAAATCTTTCATGGACGATATTGTATATGGGTTGAGTGATAGTGCTAAAGCGTTTATTATTATTTTATTTACAGATATTTTCGTAGGGTTCCACTCGCCGCACGGTTGGGAAGTCATTTTAGAAGGTATATCTCGGCATTTGGGATTGCCAGAGAATCGGCAATTTATCTTTTTGTTTATTGCTACGTTTCCGGTGATTTTGGATACGGTATTTAAGTATTGGATCTTCCGGTATCTCAATCGGATCTCGCCTTCTGCTGTGGCAACTTACAGAAATATGAATGAATAA
- the hpsU gene encoding hormogonium polysaccharide biosynthesis acetyltransferase HpsU, protein MPVLDAQPWVDLRKYDQSWFDRGRPGWFILLWWFVQAVVFPLTPHFLHGVRRQLLRLFGARIGVGVLIRPTARFTYPWKLEIGDFSWIGDDVVFYSLDQIKLGSHCVISQECYLCTGSHNIQDPAFGLITAPITIGNGVWVAADCFIGAGVQIGANSVIGVRSSVLNHLPAGQVCWGNPCKSRYPRKMNNLSQL, encoded by the coding sequence ATGCCGGTGTTGGACGCACAACCGTGGGTAGATTTGCGTAAATACGACCAATCTTGGTTTGATCGAGGACGTCCCGGTTGGTTTATTTTGCTGTGGTGGTTTGTGCAAGCCGTCGTATTTCCCCTTACTCCTCACTTTTTACATGGGGTTCGCCGGCAGTTGTTACGCTTGTTTGGTGCTCGCATCGGTGTTGGTGTTTTAATTCGTCCAACTGCCCGATTTACCTATCCTTGGAAGCTGGAAATTGGTGATTTTAGTTGGATAGGAGATGATGTGGTTTTCTACAGTCTTGATCAGATCAAACTGGGTTCCCATTGTGTCATTTCCCAAGAATGTTATTTATGCACCGGCAGCCATAATATTCAAGATCCGGCTTTTGGTTTAATCACAGCACCGATCACAATTGGAAATGGCGTTTGGGTGGCAGCAGATTGTTTTATTGGTGCCGGCGTTCAAATTGGAGCAAATTCGGTGATTGGGGTTCGCAGCAGTGTGCTTAATCATCTGCCGGCGGGACAGGTTTGCTGGGGAAATCCTTGCAAGTCTCGGTATCCGAGAAAGATGAACAATTTGTCTCAGCTTTAA